The following proteins are co-located in the Arcobacter sp. F2176 genome:
- a CDS encoding GNAT family N-acetyltransferase has protein sequence MEVVTLSREEYLESVQKLSHFENLKFLKNALDLWDNYYSWEKFPPLALKVNNRHVTYLFYNISKNNKYLTINNILTPFKYRRNGYAYKLLKYLFSSVKPNKVERYKLYSVNNSIKFYNKLGLRYWGVTKELLYYSDFKMPNDIKEIEEINYEGSTDQFNDLELEDIHNKLKDNASSFDEKEILIHEDCLKLMKTRFKFDELSDEIKKRDLK, from the coding sequence TTGGAAGTTGTTACCCTAAGTAGAGAAGAATATTTAGAATCGGTACAAAAACTAAGCCACTTTGAGAATCTAAAGTTTCTAAAAAATGCACTTGATTTGTGGGATAACTATTATAGTTGGGAAAAATTCCCACCCCTTGCTTTAAAAGTCAATAATCGTCATGTTACATATCTTTTTTACAATATCTCTAAAAATAACAAATATCTAACAATAAACAATATTCTAACTCCTTTTAAATATAGAAGAAATGGTTATGCATATAAATTATTAAAATATCTTTTTTCTTCAGTAAAGCCCAATAAAGTTGAAAGATACAAGCTGTATAGTGTAAACAATTCTATTAAGTTTTATAATAAATTAGGGCTAAGATATTGGGGTGTAACTAAAGAGTTACTTTATTATAGTGATTTTAAGATGCCTAATGATATAAAAGAAATTGAAGAGATTAATTATGAAGGTTCTACTGATCAATTCAATGATTTAGAGTTAGAAGATATTCATAATAAATTAAAAGACAATGCAAGCTCTTTTGATGAAAAAGAGATTCTCATCCATGAAGATTGTCTAAAACTTATGAAAACTCGTTTTAAATTTGATGAATTATCAGATGAGATAAAAAAAAGAGATTTGAAGTGA